The Fusobacterium necrophorum subsp. necrophorum genome includes the window TTGTCTCGTGAAAACGGAGATGAGTTGAAAGCCGGAGTGAATAAGGCAATTCGTGTGTTAGTGGCAGAAAAAAGAAAAATTACCGTTGGGGATAAAATGTCAGGTAGACATGGAAACAAAGGGGTTGTTTCGAGAGTGTTGCCGGCGGAAGACATGCCTTTCTTAGAGGACGGAACTCATTTGGACGTTGTGTTAAATCCATTGGGAGTACCGTCTCGGATGAATATCGGACAGGTCTTGGAAGTACATTTGGGAATGGCAATGAGGTCATTAAATGGCGGAACTCATATTGCCACTCCGGTATTTGACGGGGCAACGGAAGAACAAATCAAAGATTATTTGGAAAATCAAGGACATCCGAGAAGCGGAAAGGTGACCTTGTATGACGGAAGAACCGGAGATAAGTTTGACAACAAAATTACCGTGGGAATCATGTATATGTTGAAATTACACCACTTGGTAGAAGATAAAATGCATGCCAGAGCTATTGGACCATATTCTTTGGTAACACAACAACCTTTGGGAGGAAAAGCACAATTCGGAGGACAAAGATTGGGAGAAATGGAAGTATGGGCTTTGGAAGCATATGGAGCATCTAATATTCTTCAAGAAATGTTGACCGTAAAATCCGATGATGTGACAGGAAGAACAAAAACGTATGAAGCCATTATCAAAGGAGAAGAAATGCCGGATTCTGATTTACCGGAATCTTTCAAAGTATTATTGAAAGAATTCCAAGCTCTAGCATTGGATGTGGAATTATGCGATGAAAACGATAATGTCATCAATGTCGATGAAGAGCTGAATAAGGAAGAGACCACCTTGGAATATTCTCCGTCAGATATATTAGAGATGGAGGAATATGAGGATGAGGATGATTACGAAGACGAAGAAGAATAGTTAGAAATAGGAGTAATGAAGGAGGCTTTATAGTTCATGGGAATCAGAAATTTTGAAAAAATTAAAATTAAATTGGCATCTCCTGAAAAAATTGAAGAATGGTCATATGGGGAAGTAACGAAGCCGGAAACCATAAATTATAGAACGTTGAATCCGGAAAAAGACGGATTGTTCTGCGAAAAAATCTTTGGACCGACAAAAGATTGGGAATGTGCATGTGGAAAGTACAAGAGAATGCGATACAAAGGTTTGATTTGTGAAAAATGTGAAGTGGAAGTGACAAAATCGAAAGTCAGAAGAGAAAGAATGGGGCATATTGCTTTGGCAGCCCCTGTTTCGCACATTTGGTATTCCAAAGGAACTCCAAATAAAATGTCTTTGATTATCGGCTTGTCTCCAAAAGAATTGGAATCTGTATTGTATTTTGCGAGATACATTGTTACGGAAAGCGAGGAAGACAGCTTAGAAATTGGAAAAATCATCACGGAAAAAGAATACAAGTTGTTTAAACAGTTGTATGGAAATAAGTTTGAAGCTTACATGGGTGCGGAAGCGATTTTAAAATTGTTGGAACGAATCAATTTAGAGGAATTGAGAATTGAGTTGGAAGAGGAATTGGAAGAAGTTTCTTCCGCTCAAAAACGAAAGAAAATTGTAAAACGTTTGAAAATTGTTCGAGATTTTATTGCTTCCGGAAATAAACCGGAATGGATGATCTTAAAGAATGTTCCCGTGATTCCCGCAGATTTACGTCCTATGGTACAATTGGACGGAGGAAGATTTGCGACTTCGGATTTGAATGATTTGTATCGAAGAGTCATCAATCGAAACAATCGTTTGAAAAAATTATTGGAAATTCGAGCCCCTGAAATTGTTGTAAAAAATGAAAAAAGAATGTTACAGGAAGCTGTAGACGCCTTGATTGACAATGGTCGAAGAGGAAAGCCGGTGGTAGCTCAAAATAACAGAGAATTGAAATCCTTGTCCGATATGTTGAAAGGAAAACAAGGACGTTTCCGACAAAATTTGTTGGGAAAACGGGTAGACTATTCAGCACGGTCTGTTATCGTGGTAGGACCGTCTTTGAAGATGAATCAATGTGGAATTCCTAAGAAAATGGCTTTGGAATTGTACAAACCGTTTATTATGAGAGAATTGGTAAAACGGGAATTGGCAACCAATATTAAAACAGCGAAAAAATTGGTTGAAGAAGCTGATGACAAGGTTTGGGATGTCATTGAAGATGTCATCCAGGATCACCCGGTTTTATTGAACAGAGCTCCGACTTTGCATAGATTGTCGATTCAAGCATTTGAACCGGTTTTGATTGAAGGAAAGGCAATTCGACTGCATCCTTTGGTTTGTTCCGCCTTCAACGCCGACTTCGACGGAGACCAAATGGCAGTGCATTTAATGTTATCTCCGGAAGCTATCATGGAAGCAAAATTATTAATGCTGGCACCGAATAATATCATTGCTCCGTCCAGCGGGGAACCGATTGCAGTCCCTTCTCAAGATATGGTCATGGGATGTTATTATATGACAGAAAAGAAAAAGGGAGCTAAGGGAGAAGGGAAGGTCTTTTCCAATATTGAGCAGTTATTGACGGCTTATCAAAATCAAGTCATTGATACTCATGCTCTTGTCAAAGTCAGAGTTAATGGAGAAATGGTAGAAACGACTGCAGGATTGGTAATGTTCAATGAAATTTTACCGATACAAGATAGAAACTATCAAAGGACAATCGGAAAGAAAGAATTGAAAAATTTGATTGCATACTTGTATGATGAACATGGTTTCACAGAAACGGCGGATTTAATCAACAAGTTAAAGAATTTCGGTTACCATTATTCCACTTTGGCAGGAATTTCCGTAGGAGTCGAAGATTTGGTGATTCCGGAAGAGAAGAAACATTTATTGGCGGCTGCGGACAAACAGGTGGAAGAAATCGATGCCGATTATAAATCCGGAAAGATTATCAATGAAGAACGATATCGAAAAACAATTGAAGTTTGGTCTAAAACAACAGATGCCGTTACAAAAGCAATGATGGACGGATTGGATAAATTTAATCCGGTATATATGATGGCGAATTCAGGAGCACGGGGAAATACAAACCAAATGCGTCAATTAGCCGGAATGAGAGGAAATATGGCGGATACGCAAGGGCGTATCATCGAAACTCCAATCAAGGCAAATTTCCGAGAAGGATTGACCGTTTTGGAATTCTTTATTTCTTCTCACGGAGCGAGAAAGGGATTGGCCGATACCGCACTTCGAACTGCCGATTCAGGATACTTAACGAGAAGATTGGTGGATATTTCTCACGAAGTGATTGTCAATGCGGAAGATTGCGGAACGATGCAAGGAATTGAAGTAGGAGACTTGATTTCCGGAGGAAAAGTCATTGAAAAATTGGCGGAAAGAATCAGGGGAAGAGTCTTGGCGGAGGACCTAATCCACGAGGGAGAAATCTTAGCCACTCGAAATACGATGATTGGAAAAGAACTGCTTCGAGAAATTGAGGAAAAAGGAATCAAAAAAGTAAAAATTCGATCTCCTTTGACTTGTGCTTTGGAAAAAGGAGTCTGCAAAAAATGTTACGGTATGGACTTGTCCAACTTAAAAGAAATTTTATTAGGAGAAGCCGTGGGAGTTGTTGCAGCACAGTCTATCGGAGAACCGGGAACACAACTTACCATGAGAACCTTCCATACCGGAGGGGTAGCAAGCGCTTCGGCAGCAATTACACAAATCAAATCGGAAAATGGAGGACGAATTTCTTTCCGAGATATTCATACCTTGAACTTGAATGGAGAAGAAATTGTCGTGAGTCAGGCAGGAAAAGTCATTGTAGCAGACAATGAATATGAAGTTTCTTCGGGATCCACTCTACGAGTGAAAGAGGGAGACATCATTGAAGAGGGAACGGTATTGGTAACCTTCGACCCATATCACATTCCATTGATTGCAGCTCAAGACGGAAAAGTCGAATATCGAGAATTGACACCGAAGAAGACCTATGATGAAAAATATGATGTTTGGCAATCCTTGGTGGTTAAAGCCATGGACAGTGGAGATGTTAACCCTCGAGTTCATATTTTAGACAAAGAGGGGAAAAAGTTAGGAACTTACAACATTCCTTATGGAGCCTACATGATGGTGGAAGACGGAGCTATGGTCAAAAAGGGAGATATCCTTGCAAAGATTATGAAAATCGGAGAGGGATCCAAGGATATTACAGGAGGTCTTCCAAGAGTACAAGAATTGTTTGAAGCAAGAAATCCAAAAGGAAAAGCAATGCTTACGGAAATTGACGGAAGAGTGGAAATCAATAATCGTAAGAAGAAAGGAATGCGAGTTGTTACGGTAAAAGCTCTGGATGATTCCGGAGACCAACGGGAATATTTGGTTCCTGTGGGAGAACGTCTGATTGTTACGGACGGATTGAAGGTAAAAGCAGGAGATAAGATTACCGAAGGAGCAATTTCTCCTTTTGACGTATTAAATATTAAAGGTTTGGTCGCAGCGGAGCAGTTTATCTTGGAATCGGTACAACAAGTATATCGGGATCAAGGGGTAGGCGTGAACGACAAACATATAGAAATCATTGTAAAGCAAATGTTTAAGAAGGTAAAAATCGTTGATTCCGGAGCTTCTTTGTTTTTGGAAGATGAAGTGGTGGAAAAGAGATTGGTGGACTTGGAAAATAAAGAATTGGCGGAAAAAGGAAAGGCCTTAATTCAATACGAGCCAATTATTCAAGGAATTACCAAGGCGGCTGTCAATACGGGAAGTTTCATT containing:
- the rpoC gene encoding DNA-directed RNA polymerase subunit beta', which encodes MGIRNFEKIKIKLASPEKIEEWSYGEVTKPETINYRTLNPEKDGLFCEKIFGPTKDWECACGKYKRMRYKGLICEKCEVEVTKSKVRRERMGHIALAAPVSHIWYSKGTPNKMSLIIGLSPKELESVLYFARYIVTESEEDSLEIGKIITEKEYKLFKQLYGNKFEAYMGAEAILKLLERINLEELRIELEEELEEVSSAQKRKKIVKRLKIVRDFIASGNKPEWMILKNVPVIPADLRPMVQLDGGRFATSDLNDLYRRVINRNNRLKKLLEIRAPEIVVKNEKRMLQEAVDALIDNGRRGKPVVAQNNRELKSLSDMLKGKQGRFRQNLLGKRVDYSARSVIVVGPSLKMNQCGIPKKMALELYKPFIMRELVKRELATNIKTAKKLVEEADDKVWDVIEDVIQDHPVLLNRAPTLHRLSIQAFEPVLIEGKAIRLHPLVCSAFNADFDGDQMAVHLMLSPEAIMEAKLLMLAPNNIIAPSSGEPIAVPSQDMVMGCYYMTEKKKGAKGEGKVFSNIEQLLTAYQNQVIDTHALVKVRVNGEMVETTAGLVMFNEILPIQDRNYQRTIGKKELKNLIAYLYDEHGFTETADLINKLKNFGYHYSTLAGISVGVEDLVIPEEKKHLLAAADKQVEEIDADYKSGKIINEERYRKTIEVWSKTTDAVTKAMMDGLDKFNPVYMMANSGARGNTNQMRQLAGMRGNMADTQGRIIETPIKANFREGLTVLEFFISSHGARKGLADTALRTADSGYLTRRLVDISHEVIVNAEDCGTMQGIEVGDLISGGKVIEKLAERIRGRVLAEDLIHEGEILATRNTMIGKELLREIEEKGIKKVKIRSPLTCALEKGVCKKCYGMDLSNLKEILLGEAVGVVAAQSIGEPGTQLTMRTFHTGGVASASAAITQIKSENGGRISFRDIHTLNLNGEEIVVSQAGKVIVADNEYEVSSGSTLRVKEGDIIEEGTVLVTFDPYHIPLIAAQDGKVEYRELTPKKTYDEKYDVWQSLVVKAMDSGDVNPRVHILDKEGKKLGTYNIPYGAYMMVEDGAMVKKGDILAKIMKIGEGSKDITGGLPRVQELFEARNPKGKAMLTEIDGRVEINNRKKKGMRVVTVKALDDSGDQREYLVPVGERLIVTDGLKVKAGDKITEGAISPFDVLNIKGLVAAEQFILESVQQVYRDQGVGVNDKHIEIIVKQMFKKVKIVDSGASLFLEDEVVEKRLVDLENKELAEKGKALIQYEPIIQGITKAAVNTGSFISAASFQETTKVLSNAAIEGKVDYLEGLKENVIIGKKIPAGTGFSAYKNVAMKVQEEFGTELEAVEE